A genomic segment from Candidatus Deferrimicrobiaceae bacterium encodes:
- the typA gene encoding translational GTPase TypA, whose translation MTPPAIRNVAIIAHVDHGKTTLVDAMLKQSGIFREKQVVPDRVMDSIDLEREKGITIMAKNAAVVYRGVKINIVDTPGHADFGGEVERTLKMVDGVLLLVDASEGPLPQTRFVLKKALELDLPVVLVVNKVDRPDARVGEVINEVYDLFIDLDAAEGQLDFPILLTNARAGKARELDGEGASDLRPLFDRILSHIPPPSGDPEGVLQLLVTHLDYSDYVGRLAVGRIVHGTVHAGETVAVCGKEGAVERVKVTVLYIYDGLSRKEVGEAFAGDIVALAGAEGATIGDTLSDAENPRTLPRIAVDEPTVSMVFSINTSPSAGQEGSLVTSRMLRERLEKELLGNVALRIDFSGTDSFTVMGRGELQLAILIEMMRREGFELSVSRPEVVTRTKNGVLLEPVESLFLDVPEAYLGAVTQSAGARRGKMVKMVNPGRGRVRLEYRIPSRGLIGFRSEFLTETRGTGLMNHLFDGYEPWQGAIRDRVAGVLVADRAGRSTAYALYHLQPRGTLFLGEGERVYEGMIIGENSRPVDMDVNATKEKKLTNIRAAGADEALRLVPPRIMSLEKAIEFINEDELVEVTPGSVRLRKKILPAGRRPRRKE comes from the coding sequence ATGACCCCGCCTGCCATCCGGAACGTGGCGATCATCGCCCACGTGGACCACGGAAAGACGACGCTGGTCGACGCGATGCTCAAGCAGAGCGGCATCTTTCGGGAGAAACAGGTCGTCCCCGACCGCGTGATGGACTCCATCGACCTGGAGCGGGAGAAGGGGATCACGATCATGGCGAAGAACGCCGCGGTGGTCTACCGCGGCGTGAAGATCAACATCGTGGACACCCCGGGGCACGCCGACTTCGGCGGCGAGGTGGAGCGGACGCTCAAGATGGTCGACGGGGTCTTGCTCCTCGTCGACGCCTCCGAGGGGCCGCTCCCGCAGACGCGCTTCGTGCTCAAGAAGGCGCTGGAGCTGGACCTCCCCGTCGTCCTGGTCGTGAACAAGGTCGATCGCCCGGACGCGAGAGTCGGCGAGGTGATCAACGAGGTGTACGACCTGTTCATCGACCTGGACGCGGCCGAGGGGCAGCTGGATTTCCCCATCCTCCTCACGAACGCCCGGGCGGGCAAGGCCCGGGAGTTGGACGGGGAGGGGGCTTCCGACCTCCGCCCGCTGTTCGACCGGATCCTCTCCCACATTCCGCCCCCTTCCGGAGACCCCGAGGGAGTCCTCCAGCTCCTCGTCACGCACCTCGACTACAGCGATTACGTGGGCCGGCTGGCGGTCGGGCGGATCGTTCACGGTACCGTCCACGCGGGGGAGACGGTTGCGGTGTGCGGGAAGGAAGGAGCCGTGGAGCGGGTCAAGGTGACGGTCCTGTACATCTACGACGGGTTGTCGAGAAAGGAGGTCGGCGAGGCATTCGCGGGGGACATCGTCGCGCTGGCGGGGGCGGAGGGGGCCACGATCGGAGACACGCTGTCCGACGCGGAGAACCCGCGGACGCTCCCCCGGATCGCGGTCGACGAGCCCACCGTCTCCATGGTCTTCTCGATCAACACGTCGCCCTCCGCCGGCCAGGAGGGGAGCCTCGTCACGTCGCGCATGCTTCGCGAACGCCTGGAGAAGGAACTGCTGGGCAATGTGGCGCTGCGGATCGATTTCTCGGGGACCGACTCCTTCACGGTGATGGGGCGGGGCGAACTGCAGCTGGCGATCCTCATCGAGATGATGCGCCGCGAGGGGTTCGAGCTCTCCGTCTCCCGCCCGGAGGTCGTCACGAGGACGAAGAACGGCGTCCTCCTGGAGCCGGTCGAGTCGCTCTTCCTCGACGTTCCCGAAGCGTACCTCGGGGCCGTGACGCAGAGCGCGGGGGCCCGCAGGGGGAAGATGGTGAAGATGGTCAACCCGGGACGGGGGAGGGTCAGGCTCGAGTACCGGATTCCCTCCCGGGGGCTCATCGGTTTCCGCTCGGAGTTTCTGACCGAGACGCGGGGCACGGGGCTGATGAACCACCTGTTCGACGGCTACGAGCCGTGGCAGGGCGCCATCCGGGACCGGGTCGCGGGGGTGCTGGTCGCCGACCGCGCGGGGAGGTCCACCGCGTACGCCCTCTACCATCTCCAGCCGCGGGGCACCCTGTTCCTCGGGGAGGGGGAGCGCGTGTACGAGGGGATGATCATCGGGGAGAATTCGCGCCCGGTGGACATGGACGTCAACGCGACCAAGGAGAAAAAACTCACCAACATCCGCGCGGCGGGCGCCGACGAGGCGCTGCGCCTGGTCCCTCCCCGGATCATGTCCCTGGAGAAAGCGATCGAATTCATCAACGAAGACGAGCTGGTCGAGGTGACGCCGGGGTCGGTCCGCCTCCGGAAGAAGATCCTCCCGGCAGGCCGCCGCCCGCGGAGGAAGGAATAG